Proteins encoded by one window of Candidatus Nitrosocosmicus hydrocola:
- the purQ gene encoding phosphoribosylformylglycinamidine synthase subunit PurQ, with amino-acid sequence MAKIGITVFPGSNCDRDVYHVLKDILNVDTEYIWHQSSIGKYDSIIIPGGFTYGDRLRAGAIAAHSPIMNKIIELADKNVPILGICNGFQILVETGLLPGALILNDSLKFVCKWINTVIVNNNTPFTCLFKKNQSLSIPIAHGEGKFVVDPASLENICQNSQVVIQYTDSNPNGSMGKIAAVCNTKGNVMGMMPHPERGSDIDLVPPGFEGNSIMMFKSLLHYLK; translated from the coding sequence TTGGCAAAAATAGGAATCACAGTTTTTCCTGGTAGTAATTGTGATAGGGACGTTTACCATGTTCTCAAGGATATTTTAAACGTTGATACAGAGTATATTTGGCATCAATCATCAATTGGAAAATATGATAGTATTATCATACCTGGTGGCTTTACTTATGGTGACAGATTGCGTGCTGGAGCTATTGCTGCACATAGTCCAATAATGAATAAGATAATTGAATTGGCTGACAAAAATGTTCCCATTTTAGGAATTTGTAATGGGTTTCAAATTTTAGTTGAGACAGGACTTTTACCTGGGGCTTTAATCTTAAATGATTCGTTAAAGTTCGTTTGTAAATGGATAAATACAGTAATTGTAAATAATAATACACCATTCACGTGTTTATTTAAAAAAAACCAAAGTTTATCAATCCCTATAGCACATGGTGAAGGAAAGTTCGTTGTGGATCCGGCATCATTGGAGAACATTTGTCAGAATAGTCAGGTTGTAATCCAGTATACCGATAGTAATCCCAACGGGTCAATGGGAAAAATAGCCGCTGTATGTAACACAAAGGGTAACGTAATGGGCATGATGCCTCATCCTGAAAGAGGAAGTGATATTGATTTGGTACCTCCAGGATTTGAAGGAAATTCTATTATGATGTTCAAGTCATTGTTACACTATCTAAAATAA
- a CDS encoding 30S ribosomal protein S8e: MRKSIENLAGRKYTGGRIIPNRTRRKYEIDRYPNEAIVGETKNVIRRVRGNNMKVAFKFADHANVSDKDSKKTTKVKIVRVTKNPANKDFERRGVISKGSILETELGLAKVVSRPGQDGIVNAVLIKQ, translated from the coding sequence GTGCGTAAATCTATCGAAAATCTAGCAGGAAGGAAATATACTGGCGGAAGAATCATTCCGAATCGTACGCGACGTAAATATGAAATTGATAGATATCCAAACGAAGCTATTGTTGGAGAAACAAAAAATGTTATTCGCAGAGTACGCGGCAATAACATGAAAGTTGCTTTCAAATTCGCAGACCATGCAAATGTGAGCGACAAAGATTCAAAGAAAACCACTAAAGTAAAGATTGTGAGAGTTACAAAAAATCCTGCAAATAAGGATTTTGAAAGAAGGGGAGTAATTTCCAAGGGTTCTATTTTGGAAACCGAACTAGGCTTAGCAAAAGTAGTTTCAAGGCCTGGACAAGACGGAATAGTTAATGCAGTATTAATCAAACAATAA
- the scpB gene encoding SMC-Scp complex subunit ScpB, with product MAKLPNDEVVARIEAALYSAGRPITIEEIVSASGTDSKERVKRVLTELINKTKVTFKALEIAKLEDNSYVFQLKPSYAPIVKKFSNRPQISNSVLKTLSYIAYEQPVTTKRLLEIRGSKVYYHLRELQDQEFVQFKSSGRIKVYSTTGKFNNYFGVSDLKLLKKSLLLQPKDIEKKNT from the coding sequence ATGGCAAAATTACCAAACGATGAAGTTGTGGCCAGAATTGAGGCCGCTTTGTACTCAGCCGGTCGTCCTATAACAATAGAGGAAATTGTTAGTGCATCTGGAACTGATTCAAAGGAGCGAGTGAAACGAGTACTGACTGAACTGATAAACAAGACTAAAGTCACCTTCAAAGCATTAGAGATCGCAAAATTAGAGGATAACAGTTATGTATTTCAACTAAAACCAAGTTATGCACCAATAGTTAAAAAATTTTCAAATAGACCTCAAATTTCTAATTCTGTACTAAAGACATTATCATACATAGCTTACGAGCAACCAGTTACAACTAAGAGATTGCTCGAAATTAGGGGTTCAAAAGTATATTATCACTTGCGTGAACTTCAAGATCAGGAGTTTGTTCAATTTAAAAGTTCTGGGAGGATAAAAGTATATAGTACAACCGGTAAATTCAATAATTATTTTGGAGTTAGCGACCTCAAATTGCTTAAAAAAAGTTTGCTTCTGCAGCCAAAGGACATAGAAAAGAAAAACACTTAA
- a CDS encoding ABC transporter substrate-binding protein gives MEKYKRIVSFLPSATEILFEIGLGQYVYGVTHECTFPLEASKRHVVIRPVIDFDSMSGLEIDEKIKELSLRNQPIFALDEKLIKEIQPDVLISQNLCSVCAPFENEVVRANGVLGYNPKNLILNPRNLQDIFKNIIKIGKEIGNLENAIRLRDKLNSRINDIQTSLESTVNKEINDRFPRIMCLDWINPFYLAGHWVPDMVVASGGLSNGIVSGMDSRQTTLSEIEKVNPDKIIIAPCGYDLKRTQSEYEQFDNPRWRSLKAYKDDQIYLVDSNSYFSKPSPRIVTGIEILCRILHPDLFSHLKVLDKSFIIAKR, from the coding sequence TTGGAAAAATATAAAAGAATTGTATCATTTCTTCCAAGCGCTACAGAAATTCTATTTGAAATAGGTCTTGGTCAATACGTATATGGAGTCACCCATGAATGTACTTTTCCACTTGAGGCATCAAAGAGACACGTGGTAATTAGACCTGTAATTGATTTTGACTCTATGTCCGGACTTGAAATAGACGAAAAGATAAAGGAGCTATCTTTAAGAAATCAACCTATTTTTGCCCTTGACGAAAAACTTATCAAAGAAATTCAACCAGATGTTCTGATTAGTCAAAATTTGTGCTCTGTTTGCGCACCATTTGAGAATGAAGTAGTTAGAGCTAATGGTGTATTAGGTTACAATCCTAAAAATTTAATTCTAAATCCAAGAAATCTCCAGGATATTTTCAAGAATATCATAAAAATAGGAAAAGAAATAGGAAATTTGGAAAATGCGATAAGATTGCGTGACAAACTAAATTCTAGAATTAATGATATTCAAACTAGTCTTGAATCAACCGTAAATAAAGAAATAAATGATAGATTTCCCCGCATAATGTGTTTGGACTGGATAAATCCCTTTTATTTGGCAGGACATTGGGTTCCAGACATGGTAGTTGCATCAGGTGGATTGTCTAATGGGATTGTATCTGGGATGGACTCAAGACAAACCACTTTATCAGAAATTGAAAAAGTAAATCCGGATAAGATTATCATTGCTCCATGCGGGTATGATTTGAAAAGGACGCAAAGTGAGTATGAGCAATTTGACAATCCCAGATGGAGATCACTAAAAGCATATAAGGATGACCAGATATACTTGGTTGATTCAAATTCTTATTTTAGTAAACCAAGTCCTCGAATCGTCACTGGAATTGAAATTTTGTGTCGTATTTTACACCCTGACTTATTTAGTCATTTAAAGGTACTTGACAAATCCTTTATAATTGCCAAACGGTAA
- a CDS encoding polyprenol monophosphomannose synthase, which produces MSENVICRKTQDDLIGKFNSPPLFSVVIPTLNESENIVRLINEIKAATSENEAYELIIVDDNSPDDTVGMIINDFTNQNGFKVYKIRQNIGLQSHQYYLIYPEKGNRFYIKVIKRNERSGLISAIYEGFKSSIGEYVLVMDADFSHSPTHINKLINEIRSSDSDLVIASRYLKGGKIIGWSPKRIFLSRFATNLSKLIFGLSEVSDPMSGFFIVKRKIIRKMHFSTSGFKILLEILVKSKNLKINEIPYTFSDRAMGASKLNSKVTIDFFKGLYTLYKARN; this is translated from the coding sequence TTGAGCGAGAATGTTATATGTAGAAAAACTCAGGATGACCTTATAGGAAAATTCAATTCTCCACCACTATTCTCAGTAGTCATTCCAACCCTTAACGAATCCGAAAATATTGTAAGACTAATCAACGAAATTAAGGCAGCTACGAGTGAAAACGAAGCATATGAACTGATTATTGTGGATGACAACTCCCCTGACGATACAGTTGGCATGATCATCAATGATTTCACAAATCAAAATGGTTTTAAGGTTTACAAGATTCGACAGAATATAGGATTACAATCACATCAATATTATCTAATTTATCCCGAAAAAGGGAACCGTTTTTACATAAAAGTGATAAAGAGAAATGAAAGGTCTGGTTTGATTTCAGCTATCTACGAGGGATTTAAATCGTCAATAGGTGAATATGTTTTGGTTATGGATGCAGACTTTTCTCATTCTCCAACTCACATCAACAAATTAATAAACGAGATACGCAGTTCAGACAGCGATCTTGTTATTGCCTCTCGATATCTGAAAGGTGGCAAGATAATTGGATGGAGCCCAAAGAGAATATTTTTGAGCAGATTTGCCACGAATTTATCTAAATTAATTTTTGGATTGTCAGAGGTCTCAGACCCTATGTCTGGTTTTTTCATAGTAAAAAGAAAGATAATACGTAAAATGCACTTTAGCACATCGGGCTTCAAGATTTTGCTAGAAATTTTGGTTAAATCTAAAAACTTAAAGATCAACGAAATTCCTTATACTTTTTCTGACCGTGCTATGGGTGCCAGCAAATTAAACTCAAAAGTAACTATAGATTTTTTTAAAGGATTATATACACTATATAAAGCCCGCAATTAA
- a CDS encoding DcrB-related protein, with product MLEENLSLSIYLPPDWKIDRESFSDSVTDAITIVSPKNMPSFMHSNKLIVGIERLDSETNLSDYSKSAIDTLASRLNDFEIVDSFPINISDLNGERIIFTHKVNDKTIKVLQTWLVGDKIAFIVTFATTPDSFRYYNPTLNEIISSITISNNTNPNILDEPLAKISNYTLFKSPYGFELSYPNDWIFSEGVNRLSFISNQFNSSDLYLERLDIYYNLSNSNNLFSNSSLTEDEKMRIGLVTEINYLVNNLRDLNIISINDVNFNSIKGKELLYSYDSNIGQTKVSEYLVNENKLFVILSFSTSSIDFDKMSNTIMSILKSFKFYSH from the coding sequence TTGCTAGAAGAAAATTTATCTCTATCCATATACTTGCCGCCTGATTGGAAAATAGATAGAGAATCTTTTTCTGATAGTGTTACAGATGCCATCACAATAGTTTCCCCTAAAAACATGCCATCATTTATGCATTCAAATAAGTTAATTGTAGGAATTGAAAGACTAGATTCAGAAACTAACCTTTCGGATTATTCAAAGTCAGCAATAGATACTTTAGCCTCAAGACTTAATGATTTTGAAATAGTTGATTCATTTCCAATTAACATATCAGACCTTAACGGAGAACGCATAATTTTCACACACAAAGTAAACGACAAGACCATAAAGGTGTTGCAAACATGGTTGGTAGGCGATAAGATAGCTTTCATAGTAACATTTGCTACCACACCAGATTCCTTCCGATACTATAATCCCACTTTAAATGAGATTATTTCTTCTATCACAATTTCCAATAATACGAACCCTAACATTTTGGATGAGCCACTGGCGAAAATATCCAATTATACCTTGTTTAAATCTCCTTATGGTTTTGAACTCAGTTACCCTAACGATTGGATCTTTAGTGAGGGGGTTAACCGTTTGTCGTTTATATCTAACCAATTTAATTCATCTGATCTCTATTTAGAAAGATTAGATATATACTATAATCTTAGCAATAGTAACAATTTATTTTCTAATTCTTCACTAACAGAAGATGAAAAAATGAGAATTGGATTGGTTACTGAAATTAATTACCTCGTAAACAATCTCCGGGATTTGAATATAATCTCAATAAATGATGTCAACTTCAATAGTATCAAAGGAAAGGAGCTACTTTATAGCTATGATTCTAATATCGGACAGACAAAAGTAAGTGAATATTTAGTAAATGAAAACAAACTTTTTGTAATTTTGTCATTTTCTACTAGTTCTATTGATTTTGATAAAATGTCAAATACTATAATGTCTATACTAAAGAGTTTCAAATTCTATAGTCACTAA
- a CDS encoding SDR family oxidoreductase produces the protein MLKDKVVLITGASSGIGYSTAITLSKAGASIVVGARRTEKLNELRKTIENEKGKIVTTSLDVTKKEECKSFAELALKEYGKIDVLVNNAGLMPLSFVKNLKLDEWDRMIDVNIKGVLHATAAVLPEMLSNKSGHIVNISSVAGRIVFPAGSVYCATKYAITAFSEGLRQELSQRSNIRVTCIEPGVVATELTNTITDESLKSFVDSVKNMKALEAQDIANAILYAIDSPQHVNVNEILIRPVQQDR, from the coding sequence ATGTTAAAGGACAAGGTTGTTTTGATTACTGGTGCAAGCAGTGGTATTGGATATTCTACAGCTATAACGTTATCAAAGGCAGGTGCTAGTATTGTAGTAGGTGCCAGACGAACTGAAAAATTAAACGAACTAAGAAAAACAATCGAAAATGAGAAAGGAAAGATAGTCACGACATCACTCGATGTGACTAAAAAAGAGGAGTGCAAAAGTTTTGCGGAATTGGCGCTAAAGGAGTATGGTAAAATAGACGTACTTGTCAACAATGCAGGGCTAATGCCATTAAGTTTTGTAAAAAATCTAAAGTTAGACGAATGGGATAGGATGATTGATGTTAACATTAAAGGTGTTTTACATGCTACCGCTGCTGTATTACCTGAAATGCTTTCAAATAAATCTGGACATATCGTCAATATCTCATCAGTGGCGGGAAGGATAGTATTTCCTGCAGGAAGTGTTTACTGTGCAACAAAATACGCAATTACTGCTTTTAGTGAAGGGCTGAGGCAGGAACTAAGCCAGAGGTCAAATATAAGAGTGACTTGTATCGAACCTGGGGTAGTAGCTACTGAGCTTACCAATACCATTACTGACGAATCCTTAAAATCATTTGTAGATTCTGTAAAGAATATGAAAGCCCTTGAAGCACAGGATATCGCAAACGCAATCTTGTATGCAATAGACTCCCCCCAACATGTCAATGTAAACGAGATTCTGATAAGACCTGTACAGCAAGATAGATGA
- the cas6 gene encoding CRISPR-associated endoribonuclease Cas6, whose protein sequence is MPTGSERYTVNHNYKIMSFIYRMLETTEFEYLHDTRKLFRGDKKRIPFCFSNVFSRYGFSDTKHKKHLIISSPDRNLILNIHAFLQKSINQNLKFGNLIFNLLDAKVFDCSTRSYKILTITPIIIRIPKSIYQNYQLDIRHFYDYVYWREQFPLELFLNQLQRNLKKKYMDYYGKEPKNDLRFTNFILRKQISQKLEIHGSTQTLISTLWEFWFEESEIKDNMLFRFAIDAGLGERNSLGFGFVNPI, encoded by the coding sequence ATGCCCACTGGAAGTGAGAGATATACTGTTAATCATAATTACAAAATAATGTCATTCATCTATCGCATGTTAGAAACAACTGAATTTGAATATCTTCATGACACTCGAAAATTATTCCGTGGTGATAAAAAAAGAATCCCTTTCTGTTTTTCAAATGTTTTTTCTAGATATGGATTTTCTGATACAAAACACAAAAAGCATTTAATCATATCCTCTCCCGATAGAAATTTAATTTTAAATATACATGCTTTCCTTCAGAAATCAATAAACCAGAACCTAAAATTTGGAAATCTCATCTTTAATTTACTAGATGCGAAGGTATTTGATTGTTCAACACGCTCATATAAAATATTAACCATAACACCTATTATAATTAGAATCCCAAAATCAATATATCAAAATTATCAATTAGACATAAGACATTTTTATGACTATGTTTATTGGAGAGAACAATTTCCATTAGAGTTATTTTTAAATCAACTTCAAAGAAATTTGAAAAAAAAATACATGGATTATTATGGTAAAGAACCAAAAAATGATCTTAGATTTACCAATTTCATTTTAAGAAAACAGATATCTCAAAAGTTAGAAATACATGGATCGACTCAAACATTAATTTCAACTTTGTGGGAATTTTGGTTTGAGGAATCAGAAATTAAGGATAACATGTTATTCAGATTCGCCATAGATGCTGGCCTAGGAGAAAGGAATAGTTTAGGTTTTGGATTTGTTAATCCCATCTAA
- the cas7i gene encoding type I-B CRISPR-associated protein Cas7/Cst2/DevR, with translation MLSSEEEKARFSFLEITFLTKVEKSIFNAAGNYGGNLTELKKTTEIDGSSRVFVSGSSMKWSIKKHWSENMEKTSPVSPKIRNADKKTIKANKKQLVENDKTLEKIEGNDPLLTTDQDRLEANDQEMNASQVSSACNPREYIDDDLFGYFDTTKKLARYAPVKTSGMISIFSVGPDIDNLVRFSPNSQDHALFDKEISTNVFRSSWAIEIDRVGVAKAPNEVMNDVDIDKIEKERRIKSLLEAIFNLWLRTQQTNYLTTSHPDMIVAIFRNDRSLMVGNKLAVEEDYRVKIEPLKEILRYHRDRISLVYIASFRSFISNFNELEALEKSEDLKDLHGKIFVSDMATLKDKLLSQDFKLIRE, from the coding sequence TTGTTAAGCAGTGAGGAAGAAAAAGCAAGATTTTCTTTTTTAGAAATTACGTTTTTGACTAAAGTTGAAAAATCAATCTTTAATGCTGCCGGTAATTATGGCGGTAATTTAACTGAGCTAAAGAAAACAACCGAAATAGACGGATCCTCAAGGGTGTTTGTTTCTGGATCCTCAATGAAATGGTCCATTAAGAAACATTGGAGTGAGAACATGGAAAAAACCTCTCCAGTTAGTCCTAAGATAAGGAATGCGGATAAAAAGACTATTAAAGCGAATAAAAAACAATTAGTGGAAAACGATAAGACATTAGAAAAAATTGAAGGTAACGATCCCTTGCTGACAACAGATCAAGATCGTTTAGAAGCCAATGACCAAGAAATGAATGCCTCTCAAGTAAGCTCAGCTTGTAACCCCCGAGAATATATTGATGATGATTTGTTTGGGTATTTTGATACAACAAAAAAACTTGCAAGATATGCACCTGTGAAAACTAGCGGAATGATTTCAATATTTAGTGTAGGACCAGACATTGATAATTTAGTGAGGTTTTCTCCCAACTCCCAAGATCATGCATTGTTTGATAAAGAGATTTCCACTAACGTTTTTAGAAGTTCATGGGCAATAGAAATTGATAGAGTCGGTGTAGCTAAAGCCCCTAATGAAGTAATGAATGACGTAGACATTGACAAAATAGAGAAAGAGAGAAGAATCAAATCTTTACTTGAAGCTATATTTAATTTATGGTTAAGGACCCAACAGACGAATTACCTTACAACCTCTCATCCCGATATGATTGTAGCTATTTTTAGAAATGATAGATCACTAATGGTTGGAAACAAGCTTGCTGTAGAAGAAGATTATAGAGTTAAAATAGAACCTCTTAAAGAAATTCTTCGATACCATAGAGATAGAATCTCACTTGTTTATATAGCATCATTTCGATCATTTATTAGTAACTTTAATGAACTAGAGGCTCTTGAAAAATCTGAAGACCTTAAAGATCTACATGGTAAAATTTTTGTTTCTGATATGGCTACTTTAAAAGATAAATTGTTATCTCAGGATTTTAAACTTATCCGAGAATAA
- the cas5 gene encoding CRISPR-associated protein Cas5 has translation MFIFYFDIESEIAHFRDQTSHAFLNTYIAPPPHTLIGLLGSCMGLDEKDTESILGKKIKIGCVVLRLRGYLKETVMMVNQKSNSYSSMPRTRKFLIDPLYRIFVGSEDEDIIEKIYNSVSFPQFTLYLGISDCLGYVRNISRVSDYEKVEFNNTESMICLAEDNLQYNTRINKPNALTIYPEIIVSPISYDVTDKGRTPVNNKKFLTSLNCSVHFEAPLTGYRIEDKNICLI, from the coding sequence ATGTTTATTTTTTATTTTGATATAGAATCGGAAATAGCGCATTTTAGAGATCAAACATCCCATGCATTTCTTAATACGTATATAGCTCCCCCGCCTCATACACTAATCGGTCTTTTGGGTTCCTGTATGGGACTTGATGAAAAAGATACTGAATCCATTTTAGGTAAAAAAATCAAGATCGGCTGTGTAGTATTAAGACTTAGGGGCTATCTCAAGGAAACAGTAATGATGGTGAATCAAAAAAGCAATTCTTATAGCAGCATGCCAAGAACCAGAAAATTCCTCATTGACCCGTTGTATCGAATTTTTGTAGGATCGGAGGATGAAGACATTATTGAGAAAATTTATAACTCTGTATCTTTTCCCCAATTCACTCTATATCTTGGTATTTCTGATTGTCTTGGATATGTAAGAAACATTTCAAGAGTTTCTGATTATGAAAAGGTAGAGTTCAATAACACTGAAAGTATGATATGTTTAGCTGAAGATAATTTGCAATACAATACTAGAATCAATAAACCAAATGCATTGACTATCTATCCTGAAATAATTGTTTCACCAATTTCTTATGATGTTACAGATAAGGGCAGAACTCCAGTTAATAATAAGAAATTTTTAACCTCACTTAATTGCTCAGTGCATTTTGAAGCTCCATTGACAGGATATCGTATAGAAGACAAAAATATTTGCTTGATATGA
- the cas3 gene encoding CRISPR-associated helicase Cas3': protein MTEYYAKSKNGQYTETLFCHLSRTLDHAEEIIEKHNIYDKSIINAIKIAAAFHDIGKADKRFQKYLLYGNPKVYHPLLAMPVVFEITKCLDNNLQSLVLFSIASHHTPLHQELYSEASDLYLEVDDQEYFEKEVYTLSKRIGLDSVDTSQIYVTSCKSALNKARDLYRPPIKRRLELRETFITIQGILNYCDWMSSGEDTLYSSLDLAENFIANPYHYQITAMKTPGNVFITLPTGSGKTETALAWIKGNTVQGFRTFYTLPTTTTINAMYQRFIEKSRYGLSEKVVAEYFSNLDLYLEVEGQNPRNANLYLYKNFFYPLNVTTPDQLILALMNNGRYSLKSFMMKKSLIVLDEIHAYDSETFGLIKGLIRHLHDHYEAKFCILSATFPNVLKNELSFLKASELIDQKTVESEYSKRRRTRIDFVNRFVAEMYDEIMNFYRNGKKVLIVMNTVKKAQQVYLDLKGLLEREKFSLEDIMLIHSRYTFFDRRIQERRLLEGKMNNQNNTTLCSPKILVATQIVEVSLDINYDALFTEACYLDSLVQRAGRINRYSNLGNEGQGLVKVCLPQGNLPYDSEMLNQSVKLLAEEYDKITSELDYIRLTNRFYDENWKSSIETEQRFVEIWKAVSYIYRVDISDIKMQQLLRTRSGMVTVNAYSRSHRDIISNLDDSLLSLPSIKEKNQLFRQIRLYSINVPILSSTKFTQMDSKYNLEGGMKYLIIEADYDKDIGLMIDL, encoded by the coding sequence ATGACAGAGTATTACGCAAAAAGTAAGAATGGACAATACACAGAAACCTTATTTTGTCATCTCTCCAGGACATTGGATCACGCAGAAGAAATTATTGAGAAACACAATATATACGACAAATCAATAATTAATGCAATAAAAATTGCAGCAGCATTTCATGATATTGGTAAAGCTGATAAACGTTTTCAGAAATACTTGTTATATGGAAATCCAAAAGTGTATCACCCACTTTTAGCTATGCCTGTTGTTTTTGAGATCACAAAATGTCTAGATAATAATCTCCAAAGCCTTGTTCTGTTTTCCATTGCTTCTCATCATACTCCATTACATCAAGAGCTCTATTCCGAGGCTTCAGACCTTTATTTAGAAGTAGATGATCAAGAGTATTTTGAGAAAGAAGTATATACCTTATCGAAAAGAATCGGGCTAGATTCCGTAGACACATCCCAAATTTATGTTACGAGCTGCAAATCTGCATTAAATAAAGCAAGAGATCTCTATAGACCTCCCATAAAGAGGAGACTAGAACTAAGGGAGACTTTCATAACCATTCAGGGAATCTTAAACTATTGCGATTGGATGTCGAGTGGAGAAGATACTTTGTATTCAAGTTTGGACCTGGCTGAAAATTTTATCGCAAATCCCTACCATTATCAGATAACTGCGATGAAAACCCCAGGCAACGTATTCATAACCTTGCCAACTGGTTCTGGAAAAACTGAAACTGCTCTAGCGTGGATAAAAGGAAATACTGTTCAGGGTTTTAGAACATTTTATACATTACCAACAACAACTACGATCAATGCCATGTATCAAAGATTTATAGAAAAATCTCGGTATGGTCTTTCTGAAAAAGTAGTAGCAGAATATTTTAGCAATCTTGATCTATATCTAGAAGTCGAGGGCCAAAACCCCAGAAATGCAAACTTGTATTTATACAAGAACTTTTTTTATCCACTAAATGTTACTACTCCTGATCAATTAATTCTAGCACTAATGAATAATGGAAGATACTCACTAAAATCATTTATGATGAAAAAATCTCTGATTGTTCTGGATGAAATTCATGCATATGATTCTGAAACTTTTGGTTTGATTAAGGGATTAATCAGACATCTTCATGATCATTATGAGGCTAAATTTTGTATTTTAAGTGCAACTTTTCCAAATGTTCTAAAAAATGAACTATCTTTTTTAAAAGCGTCTGAGTTAATTGACCAAAAGACAGTCGAAAGCGAGTATTCAAAGCGGAGGAGAACTCGCATAGATTTTGTTAATCGGTTCGTTGCAGAGATGTATGATGAGATAATGAATTTCTATAGGAATGGGAAAAAAGTCCTCATTGTTATGAACACTGTAAAAAAGGCTCAACAAGTATACCTTGACTTGAAAGGGTTACTGGAAAGGGAAAAGTTTTCACTTGAGGATATCATGCTTATTCATAGTAGGTATACATTTTTTGATAGACGTATTCAGGAAAGGAGATTGTTAGAAGGAAAAATGAATAATCAAAACAATACCACCCTTTGCTCTCCAAAAATTCTTGTGGCTACTCAAATTGTTGAAGTTTCATTAGATATCAATTACGATGCGCTTTTTACAGAAGCATGCTATTTAGATTCGCTTGTTCAGAGAGCTGGAAGAATAAATAGATACAGTAATTTAGGAAACGAAGGTCAGGGATTAGTTAAAGTATGTTTGCCACAAGGGAATTTACCATATGATTCAGAGATGTTAAACCAATCGGTCAAATTGCTTGCTGAGGAATATGATAAAATTACTTCTGAACTTGATTACATTCGCTTGACAAACAGGTTCTATGATGAAAATTGGAAGAGTAGTATTGAAACCGAGCAAAGATTTGTAGAGATATGGAAAGCGGTTTCCTATATTTATAGAGTAGACATATCTGATATTAAGATGCAGCAATTATTGAGAACAAGAAGTGGTATGGTAACGGTTAACGCATATTCCAGATCTCATCGAGATATAATTTCAAATCTTGATGATTCCCTTTTATCTCTACCTAGTATTAAGGAGAAAAACCAACTTTTCCGTCAAATTAGATTATATTCCATCAATGTTCCTATATTAAGCTCAACCAAATTTACTCAAATGGATAGTAAATACAATTTGGAAGGCGGTATGAAGTATCTGATAATAGAGGCAGACTACGATAAAGATATTGGATTAATGATAGACTTATGA